A stretch of the Buchananella sp. 14KM1171 genome encodes the following:
- the rplB gene encoding 50S ribosomal protein L2, with the protein MGIRKYKPTTPGRRGASVADFVEITRSEPEKSLVRPLSKTGGRNASGRITTRHKGGGHKRAYRVIDFRRHDKDGVPAKVAHIEYDPNRTARIALLHYADGEKRYIIAPAKLQQGDRIEQGPGADIKPGNNMPLRNIPLGTVIHAVELRPGGGAKIARSAGASVQLVAKDGPYAQLRMPSGEIRNVDARCRATIGEVGNAEQSNINWGKAGRMRWKGIRPTVRGVVMNPVDHPHGGGEGRTSGGRHPVSPWGKPEGRTRRPNKPSDKLIVRRRKTGKNR; encoded by the coding sequence ATGGGAATCCGTAAGTACAAGCCGACGACGCCCGGCCGCCGTGGCGCGTCCGTGGCCGACTTCGTTGAGATCACCCGCTCGGAGCCGGAGAAGTCGCTGGTTCGCCCGCTCTCCAAGACCGGTGGTCGCAACGCGTCTGGTCGTATCACCACTCGCCACAAGGGTGGCGGTCACAAGCGCGCCTACCGCGTGATCGACTTCCGTCGTCACGACAAGGACGGCGTGCCGGCCAAGGTCGCTCACATCGAGTACGACCCCAACCGCACCGCCCGCATCGCCCTCCTGCACTACGCGGACGGCGAGAAGCGCTACATCATCGCCCCCGCCAAGCTGCAGCAGGGTGACCGCATCGAGCAGGGCCCGGGTGCCGACATCAAGCCCGGCAACAACATGCCGCTGCGCAACATCCCGCTCGGTACCGTGATCCACGCTGTGGAGCTGCGTCCGGGTGGCGGGGCCAAGATCGCCCGTTCCGCCGGCGCCTCCGTGCAGCTGGTGGCCAAGGACGGCCCGTACGCCCAGCTGCGTATGCCGTCCGGCGAAATCCGCAACGTTGACGCTCGCTGCCGCGCCACCATCGGTGAGGTCGGCAACGCCGAGCAGTCCAACATCAACTGGGGTAAGGCCGGCCGTATGCGCTGGAAGGGCATCCGCCCGACCGTGCGTGGTGTGGTCATGAACCCGGTGGACCACCCGCACGGTGGTGGTGAGGGCCGCACCTCCGGTGGTCGTCACCCCGTGAGCCCGTGGGGTAAGCCCGAGGGTCGTACCCGCCGTCCGAACAAGCCGTCCGACAAGCTGATCGTGCGTCGTCGCAAGACCGGCAAGAACCGCTGA
- the rplW gene encoding 50S ribosomal protein L23 — MSIESAKNPRDIILGPVVSEKSYALMDEGKYTFLVDPRSNKTEIKIAIEKIFDVKVESVNTANRQGKTSRTRFGAGRRKDTKRAIVTLREGTIDIFGEVAL; from the coding sequence GTGAGCATCGAGTCCGCGAAGAACCCGCGCGACATCATCCTCGGCCCGGTCGTCTCGGAGAAGAGCTACGCGCTGATGGACGAGGGCAAGTACACCTTCCTGGTGGACCCGCGCTCGAACAAGACCGAGATCAAGATCGCGATCGAGAAGATTTTCGACGTCAAGGTGGAGTCCGTGAACACGGCCAACCGCCAGGGCAAGACCAGCCGGACCCGTTTCGGGGCTGGCCGCCGTAAGGACACCAAGCGAGCGATCGTCACGCTTCGTGAGGGCACCATCGACATCTTTGGCGAAGTCGCGCTCTGA
- the rplD gene encoding 50S ribosomal protein L4 — protein MTTQTVDILNAEGKKAGTAELPAAIFDVEPNIPLIHQVVVAQRAAARQGTHAVKNRAAVSGGGRKPYKQKGTGNARQGSIRAPHFTGGGVVHGPQPRDYSQRTPKKMKAAALRGALSDRARNGRVHVVENFGVTDTPSTKVAKAALHNITERRALVVLDRSDFASALSLRNLAEVHLLWADQLNTYDVLVNEDVVFTTEALAAFLGTDEEGAK, from the coding sequence ATGACCACCCAGACCGTGGACATCCTCAACGCTGAGGGCAAGAAGGCCGGCACCGCCGAGCTGCCCGCCGCCATCTTCGACGTCGAGCCGAACATCCCGCTGATCCACCAGGTCGTGGTGGCCCAGCGCGCCGCTGCTCGCCAGGGCACCCACGCCGTGAAGAACCGCGCCGCGGTCTCCGGCGGTGGCCGCAAGCCCTACAAGCAGAAGGGCACCGGTAACGCTCGCCAGGGCTCCATCCGCGCCCCCCACTTCACCGGTGGTGGCGTGGTGCACGGCCCGCAGCCGCGCGACTACAGCCAGCGCACCCCCAAGAAGATGAAGGCCGCCGCCCTGCGTGGCGCCCTGTCTGACCGCGCTCGCAACGGCCGCGTTCACGTGGTGGAGAACTTCGGTGTCACCGACACCCCCTCCACCAAGGTCGCCAAGGCTGCTCTGCACAACATCACCGAGCGTCGCGCTCTGGTGGTGCTGGACCGCTCCGACTTCGCTTCCGCGCTGTCGCTGCGCAACCTGGCCGAGGTTCACCTGCTGTGGGCCGACCAGCTGAACACCTACGACGTGCTGGTTAACGAGGACGTCGTCTTCACCACCGAGGCGCTCGCTGCGTTCCTCGGTACCGACGAGGAGGGTGCCAAGTGA
- the rplC gene encoding 50S ribosomal protein L3, protein MTATYRDSIKRKAVFGKKLGMTQVWDADGRLVPVTVVQVSPNVVTQVRNVETDGYAAVQVAFGDINPRKVNKPLTGHFAKADVAPRRHLAEIRTADANEYAVGQELTVEVFETGAKVDVTGTSKGKGTAGVMKRHGFAGVSASHGAHRNHRKPGSIGACATPGRVFKGLRMAGRMGNARRTVQNLTIHAVDAERGVLLVTGAIPGPKNGVVMVRTAVKGA, encoded by the coding sequence ATGACTGCTACTTATCGCGACTCCATTAAGCGCAAGGCCGTTTTCGGCAAGAAGCTCGGCATGACCCAGGTGTGGGACGCTGACGGCCGTCTGGTTCCCGTCACCGTCGTCCAGGTCAGCCCCAACGTTGTCACCCAGGTCCGCAACGTCGAGACCGACGGCTACGCCGCCGTCCAGGTTGCCTTCGGTGACATCAACCCCCGCAAGGTGAACAAGCCGCTGACCGGCCACTTCGCCAAGGCCGACGTCGCCCCCCGCCGCCACCTCGCTGAGATCCGCACCGCGGACGCCAACGAGTACGCCGTGGGCCAGGAGCTGACCGTCGAGGTCTTCGAGACCGGCGCCAAGGTCGACGTGACCGGCACCAGCAAGGGCAAGGGCACCGCCGGTGTTATGAAGCGTCACGGCTTCGCCGGTGTTTCCGCCTCCCACGGTGCGCACCGCAACCACCGCAAGCCGGGCTCCATCGGCGCCTGCGCCACCCCGGGCCGCGTGTTCAAGGGCCTGCGCATGGCCGGCCGCATGGGCAACGCCCGTCGTACCGTCCAGAACCTGACCATCCACGCGGTGGACGCCGAGCGCGGCGTGCTGCTGGTGACCGGTGCCATCCCCGGCCCGAAGAACGGCGTGGTCATGGTCCGTACCGCTGTGAAGGGGGCATGA
- the rpsJ gene encoding 30S ribosomal protein S10 yields MAEQKIRIRLKSYDHEVIDSSARKIVETVTRAGARVVGPVPLPTEKNVFVVIRSPHKYKDSREHFEQRTHKRLIDIIEPTPKAVDSLMRLDLPAEVNIEIKL; encoded by the coding sequence ATGGCGGAACAGAAGATCCGCATCCGGCTCAAGTCGTACGACCACGAGGTCATCGACAGCTCGGCGCGCAAGATCGTCGAGACGGTAACCCGCGCGGGCGCGCGAGTCGTGGGCCCGGTGCCGCTGCCGACCGAGAAGAACGTGTTCGTTGTTATTCGGTCGCCGCACAAGTACAAGGACAGCCGTGAGCACTTCGAGCAGAGGACTCACAAGCGGCTGATCGACATCATCGAACCGACGCCGAAGGCCGTCGACTCGCTCATGCGTCTCGACCTGCCGGCTGAGGTCAACATCGAGATCAAGCTCTGA
- a CDS encoding FKBP-type peptidyl-prolyl cis-trans isomerase, giving the protein MSTNITVAGEYGTKPALSFPAGPAPEGLQVEVLKEGAGAVVEAGDTIVCHYLGQTWAGKVFDNSFDRGQPLSFMIGVGQVIRGWDDGLVGQRVGSRVLLSIPAELGYGERGVPQAGIAGGATLVFVTDIVGVL; this is encoded by the coding sequence ATGAGCACCAACATCACCGTTGCCGGCGAGTACGGCACCAAGCCCGCCCTGTCCTTCCCCGCCGGTCCGGCCCCGGAGGGCCTGCAGGTCGAGGTCCTGAAGGAGGGCGCGGGCGCCGTGGTCGAGGCCGGCGACACGATCGTCTGCCACTACCTGGGCCAGACCTGGGCCGGCAAGGTCTTCGACAACTCCTTCGACCGTGGCCAGCCCCTTTCCTTCATGATCGGCGTGGGCCAGGTCATTCGCGGCTGGGACGACGGCCTGGTGGGTCAGCGCGTGGGCTCCCGCGTGCTGCTGTCCATCCCGGCCGAGCTGGGTTACGGCGAGCGCGGCGTGCCGCAGGCCGGCATCGCCGGCGGTGCCACCCTGGTGTTCGTCACCGACATCGTGGGCGTGCTCTGA
- a CDS encoding Bax inhibitor-1/YccA family membrane protein: MTNPVLSNSRIFGDKAPSQPVAAQATNQGQWAQYQAPAGYQQQGGFPAQPSYGAPVQGGYQGQPGYGAQQGVPGYAQPAMDAHAAYAAQQAAQPYAAQPYLGAPAYGAQAAMTYEDVTMRTGMALGVVVVGAAISWSLLGTGIGYTLMIVGLFAGIALGLVNAFKREPSPALILSYAAAEGLFLGGLSAFFEATYPGVVMQAVLATVITFSATLLLYRSGKVRVTPKFQRFMLIALISYAAFSLVNMLLVFTGAIQSPWGVRGIEVMGIPLGILVGAAAVLLAVFSLIMDFEAIGKGVATGAPRKYAWSAAFGLLVTLIWLYVEFLRILAILRDN; this comes from the coding sequence ATGACTAACCCGGTGCTGTCTAACAGCAGGATCTTTGGCGACAAGGCGCCCAGCCAGCCCGTGGCCGCGCAGGCGACGAATCAGGGCCAGTGGGCGCAGTATCAGGCCCCGGCGGGCTACCAGCAGCAGGGCGGCTTCCCTGCTCAGCCCAGCTACGGCGCGCCGGTGCAGGGTGGCTACCAGGGGCAGCCGGGCTACGGCGCCCAGCAGGGCGTGCCGGGGTACGCGCAGCCGGCGATGGACGCGCACGCGGCCTACGCCGCGCAGCAGGCGGCTCAGCCCTACGCGGCCCAGCCCTACCTGGGGGCGCCGGCGTACGGCGCGCAGGCCGCGATGACCTACGAGGACGTCACGATGCGCACGGGCATGGCCCTGGGCGTCGTGGTGGTGGGTGCGGCGATTTCCTGGTCCCTGCTGGGCACCGGGATCGGCTACACCCTGATGATCGTCGGCTTGTTCGCGGGCATCGCCCTGGGTCTGGTGAACGCGTTCAAGCGCGAGCCCTCCCCGGCGCTGATCCTGTCTTACGCTGCGGCTGAGGGCCTGTTCCTGGGTGGTCTGTCCGCCTTCTTCGAGGCGACCTACCCGGGCGTGGTGATGCAGGCGGTGCTGGCCACGGTGATCACGTTCTCCGCGACGCTGCTGCTCTACCGCTCGGGCAAGGTGCGCGTCACCCCGAAGTTCCAGCGCTTCATGCTCATCGCGCTGATTTCGTACGCCGCTTTCTCCCTGGTCAACATGCTGCTGGTCTTCACCGGCGCGATCCAGAGCCCGTGGGGCGTGCGCGGCATCGAGGTCATGGGCATCCCGCTGGGCATCCTGGTCGGTGCGGCGGCGGTGCTGCTGGCGGTGTTCTCGCTCATCATGGACTTCGAGGCCATCGGCAAGGGCGTGGCGACCGGGGCTCCGCGCAAGTACGCGTGGAGCGCCGCCTTCGGCCTGCTGGTGACCCTGATCTGGCTCTACGTGGAGTTCCTGCGCATCCTGGCGATCTTGCGGGATAACTGA
- a CDS encoding ABC transporter ATP-binding protein, producing MIQAEGLTKRYGSKLAVDNVSFTIPAGCVTGFLGPNGAGKSTTMRMIMGLDSPTAGTVTVNGKPFQQHKNPAQQVGALLDAKGIHPGRSARSHLRALAASNNIPARRVDEVLAITGLTEVAKKRAGGFSLGMGQRLGIAAALLGDPQVLIFDEPVNGLDPEGVRWVREMCRSLAAEGRTVFVSSHLMSEMAQTADHLLVIGKGRILTQGPVDDVIAAVTSTSVQVRSPRLGELGQLLANSGATVSNSGDGTLRITGVDAAAVGELAAQHGLALHELTTLKASLEDAYLTLTADQVEYRTVKMGETR from the coding sequence ATGATTCAGGCAGAGGGCCTTACCAAGCGTTACGGCAGCAAGCTCGCCGTAGACAACGTCAGTTTCACCATTCCAGCCGGGTGCGTCACCGGCTTCCTGGGCCCCAACGGCGCGGGCAAGTCCACCACCATGCGCATGATCATGGGACTGGACTCCCCCACCGCCGGCACCGTTACCGTCAACGGCAAGCCTTTCCAGCAGCACAAGAACCCCGCCCAGCAGGTGGGCGCGCTGCTGGACGCCAAGGGCATCCACCCCGGCCGCAGCGCCCGCTCGCACCTGCGTGCGCTGGCCGCCTCCAACAACATCCCCGCCCGCCGGGTCGACGAGGTCCTGGCCATCACCGGCCTGACCGAGGTCGCCAAGAAGCGCGCCGGCGGCTTCTCCCTGGGCATGGGGCAGCGCCTGGGCATCGCCGCAGCGCTGCTGGGTGACCCGCAGGTGCTGATCTTCGACGAGCCGGTTAACGGCCTTGACCCCGAGGGCGTGCGCTGGGTGCGTGAGATGTGCCGCTCGCTGGCGGCCGAGGGACGCACCGTCTTCGTCTCCTCCCACCTCATGAGCGAGATGGCCCAGACCGCAGACCACCTGCTGGTGATCGGCAAGGGACGCATCCTCACCCAGGGCCCGGTGGACGACGTGATCGCCGCCGTGACCAGCACCTCCGTGCAGGTGCGCTCCCCGCGCCTGGGCGAGCTGGGCCAGCTCCTGGCCAACAGCGGGGCCACCGTCTCCAACAGCGGCGACGGCACCCTGCGCATCACCGGAGTGGACGCCGCCGCCGTGGGCGAGCTTGCCGCCCAGCACGGTCTTGCCCTGCACGAGCTGACCACCCTGAAGGCCTCCCTGGAGGACGCCTACCTGACATTGACCGCGGACCAGGTCGAGTACCGCACTGTGAAGATGGGAGAGACCCGATGA
- a CDS encoding ABC transporter permease subunit, producing MSTPTPAASPAMHPGAPVMPANGAPVMPAPAQRVRAVGTSNVSLFSVLRSERIKLWSLRSTYWVAAICIVLTIGLGSLMGFGITQLDADMSASPAMLSAIFSLPAYFVAMITAALGVLAVTTEYSTGQIRSTLAAVPSRWPVSTAKVLVVSVSAALISLVGNLLTLPFLHLFLSSRDIEVFTTGTLKTVLLTALFHLLMAMMGAGLGFLLRHTAGAITVVAVELFVLIIALQIAGIFLARIWEPLGKLDKYLPANAGMSMIAGESVGKNLLILLVWVLVPLITGAILFKRRDA from the coding sequence ATGAGCACCCCCACCCCCGCCGCAAGCCCCGCGATGCACCCCGGCGCCCCGGTCATGCCCGCCAACGGCGCCCCGGTCATGCCCGCCCCGGCGCAGCGCGTGCGCGCAGTCGGCACCTCCAACGTGAGCCTGTTCAGCGTGCTGCGCTCCGAGCGCATCAAGCTGTGGTCCCTGCGCTCCACCTACTGGGTGGCGGCCATCTGCATCGTCCTAACCATTGGTTTGGGCTCGCTGATGGGCTTCGGCATCACGCAGCTGGATGCTGACATGTCTGCCTCGCCGGCGATGCTCAGCGCCATCTTCTCGCTGCCGGCCTACTTCGTCGCGATGATCACCGCCGCCCTGGGCGTGCTGGCGGTCACCACGGAGTACTCCACCGGCCAGATCCGTTCCACCCTGGCGGCCGTGCCCAGCCGCTGGCCGGTGTCCACCGCCAAGGTGCTGGTGGTCAGCGTCTCCGCCGCGCTGATCTCCCTGGTGGGCAACCTGCTCACGCTGCCGTTCCTCCACCTGTTCCTCTCTAGCCGTGACATCGAGGTCTTCACCACCGGCACGCTCAAGACCGTGCTGCTGACCGCCCTGTTCCACCTGCTGATGGCGATGATGGGCGCCGGCCTGGGCTTCCTGCTGCGTCACACTGCGGGCGCCATCACCGTTGTCGCGGTGGAGCTGTTCGTGCTCATCATCGCCCTGCAGATCGCCGGCATCTTCCTGGCTCGCATCTGGGAGCCGCTGGGCAAGCTGGACAAGTACCTGCCCGCCAACGCCGGCATGTCGATGATCGCCGGCGAAAGCGTGGGCAAGAACCTGCTGATCCTGCTGGTCTGGGTGCTGGTGCCCCTGATCACCGGCGCGATCCTGTTCAAGCGCCGCGACGCCTGA
- a CDS encoding sensor histidine kinase encodes MRVKIPRWLTAPDPASAAWPSQAYTWFSRLTANAALTDAVTTLGFALLAAVVWSFSSAPFVGGEGTAHSHPAADLALILTYVLAVAIRRTLPLVALAATTIPPVVVDLVSRLTQQELPRPWVSSALGPDSFLISLCAVALALFTVATLYRLAVTWTATAFAIGLYAIDTYLREYTPKATVFVVLLYAMSLIIVTLLGVSVRLQRLRMLQLEHLAARLALERDQREQLAVSAERTRIAREMHDVLAHSLAIIVTMADGAAANLERNPKMAATAIEQLSSTGRAALADTRRLVGVLRTEPATVPSPVLADVAAPATPCTSRPALTPTTQPAPIAGGGTGAAPGAGGAPTVAAGGATRGAPTTPVATQLAQSEALATLPASLPGPAAAKRRPGIGGLFARLGEKLAGETSSKQRLEANQAILERANQQEHAVILGQQPDTDVPLGPAPAENDLAELVSQFRGTGLPVRFERSGGPLPEDKGLQLALYRITQEALTNILRYAPTSPDILVRLARTTGTVELTVRNATGTGTTPMRGSGKGLVGMQERAAVYRGRVQAGPVEGGWQVNAIMHWNEAESEVTPWMMPR; translated from the coding sequence GTGAGAGTGAAGATTCCGCGCTGGTTGACCGCCCCCGACCCGGCCTCGGCAGCTTGGCCCAGCCAGGCCTACACCTGGTTCTCGCGCCTGACGGCCAACGCGGCCCTGACCGACGCCGTCACGACGCTGGGCTTCGCCCTGTTGGCTGCGGTGGTGTGGTCGTTCTCCTCCGCCCCGTTCGTGGGCGGGGAGGGCACCGCACACAGCCACCCGGCCGCAGATCTGGCCCTGATCCTGACCTACGTGCTGGCCGTGGCGATCCGCCGCACGCTGCCGCTGGTGGCGCTGGCGGCCACCACCATCCCGCCCGTGGTGGTGGACCTGGTTTCCCGCCTCACGCAGCAGGAGCTGCCCCGCCCGTGGGTCTCCTCCGCGCTGGGCCCCGATTCCTTCCTGATCAGCTTGTGCGCGGTGGCGCTCGCCCTGTTCACGGTGGCCACCCTCTACCGCTTGGCGGTGACCTGGACGGCCACGGCCTTCGCGATCGGCCTGTACGCCATCGACACCTACCTGCGCGAGTACACCCCCAAGGCCACCGTGTTCGTGGTGCTGCTGTACGCCATGTCGCTAATCATCGTCACCCTGCTGGGCGTATCCGTGCGCCTGCAGCGACTACGCATGCTGCAGTTGGAGCACCTGGCCGCCCGCCTGGCCCTGGAGCGCGACCAGCGCGAACAGCTGGCCGTCTCCGCGGAGCGCACCCGCATCGCCCGCGAGATGCACGACGTCCTGGCCCACTCCCTGGCGATCATCGTGACGATGGCCGACGGCGCCGCCGCCAACCTGGAACGCAATCCGAAGATGGCGGCCACCGCGATCGAGCAGCTCTCCTCCACCGGCCGCGCCGCCCTGGCCGACACCCGCCGCCTGGTCGGCGTGCTGCGCACCGAGCCCGCCACCGTCCCCTCCCCCGTGCTGGCCGACGTTGCCGCGCCCGCCACCCCCTGCACTTCCCGCCCCGCGCTAACGCCCACCACCCAACCTGCCCCTATCGCGGGCGGCGGGACTGGCGCCGCTCCCGGCGCGGGCGGTGCCCCCACCGTGGCAGCTGGCGGCGCCACCCGGGGCGCCCCCACCACCCCAGTTGCCACCCAGTTGGCCCAATCGGAGGCACTGGCCACGCTGCCCGCCTCCCTGCCCGGGCCGGCTGCCGCGAAGCGTCGTCCGGGCATAGGCGGCCTCTTTGCCCGCCTCGGGGAGAAACTGGCCGGCGAGACGTCGTCCAAGCAGCGCCTCGAAGCAAACCAGGCGATCCTGGAGCGGGCCAACCAGCAGGAGCATGCCGTCATCCTGGGCCAACAACCGGACACCGACGTCCCGCTGGGGCCGGCACCCGCCGAGAACGACCTCGCCGAGCTGGTCTCCCAGTTCCGGGGCACCGGCCTGCCCGTGCGCTTCGAACGCAGCGGCGGCCCCCTGCCCGAGGACAAGGGCCTCCAGCTTGCCCTCTACCGAATCACCCAGGAGGCCCTGACCAACATCCTGCGCTACGCCCCCACCAGCCCGGACATCCTGGTGCGCCTGGCCCGCACCACCGGCACCGTGGAACTCACCGTCCGCAACGCGACCGGCACCGGAACCACCCCAATGCGCGGGTCCGGCAAGGGCCTAGTGGGGATGCAGGAGCGCGCAGCCGTCTATCGTGGACGTGTGCAGGCTGGACCGGTCGAGGGCGGCTGGCAAGTAAACGCGATAATGCACTGGAACGAAGCCGAGAGCGAGGTTACCCCGTGGATGATGCCGCGATGA
- a CDS encoding response regulator: MTENITVLLVDDQSLMRMGFRMVLDAEDGIEVIGEAADGATAISMVRSLRPDVVLMDVRMPGMNGIDATAQIAAEFPTTKVLILTTFDLDEYAFAGLRAGASGFLLKDTRPAELAEAIRTVASGEAVVSPRVTRRMLEMFAGQLPSHAEQGADGGPTVDPGIESLTTREREVLELIAQGMSNAEIAEHLVLSSTTIKTHVGNVLAKLEVRDRVQAVVRAYEAGLMRR, from the coding sequence ATGACTGAGAACATCACCGTGCTATTGGTGGACGACCAGTCACTCATGCGCATGGGCTTTCGCATGGTCCTGGACGCCGAGGACGGCATCGAGGTGATCGGCGAAGCCGCAGACGGCGCCACCGCCATCTCCATGGTCCGCTCGCTGCGCCCCGACGTGGTGCTGATGGACGTGCGCATGCCCGGCATGAACGGCATCGACGCCACCGCCCAGATCGCCGCCGAGTTCCCCACCACCAAGGTGCTCATCCTGACCACCTTCGACCTGGACGAGTACGCGTTCGCCGGCCTGCGCGCCGGCGCCTCCGGCTTCCTGCTGAAGGACACCCGCCCGGCAGAACTCGCCGAGGCCATCCGCACCGTCGCCAGCGGCGAGGCCGTGGTCTCCCCGCGCGTCACCCGCCGAATGCTGGAGATGTTCGCCGGCCAGCTGCCCAGCCACGCCGAGCAGGGCGCGGACGGCGGCCCCACCGTGGACCCGGGCATCGAGTCCCTCACCACCCGCGAGCGCGAGGTGCTGGAACTGATCGCCCAGGGCATGAGCAACGCCGAGATCGCCGAGCACCTGGTGCTCTCCTCCACCACCATCAAGACCCACGTGGGCAACGTCCTGGCCAAACTGGAGGTGCGCGACCGCGTGCAGGCCGTGGTGCGCGCCTACGAGGCCGGGTTGATGCGCCGCTAG
- a CDS encoding DUF1846 domain-containing protein: protein MHRIGFDREKYLELQSRHIAERRAQFGGKLYLEFGGKLVDDMHASRVLPGFTPDNKIVMLAELADEVEIVVVVNAADFARNKVRADLGIPYEDDVLRHVDEFRAYGLHVGSVVITHWSDDNPQAAAFRLKLIKLGLPVYRHYPIAGYPHDVARIVSPEGYGRNEYVETSRDLVVVTAPGPGSGKMATCLSQLYHDHVRGISSGYAKFETFPIWNLPLDHPVNVAYEAATADLDDMNMIDHFHLAAHGEQTVNYNRDIEIFPVLSRLFEQILGASPYASPTDMGVNMAGLCISDDDACREASKQEVIRRYFKALVQERRDEVEPDQSTKIALLMGSLGIGTNDRPVVGPCLELARQTDAPAAAIELASGEIVVGKTSALLGACSAMLLNALKRLAGIDASVDLLAPASIEPIQTLKTKHLGSKNPRLHTDEVLIALAVSANGDDNARRALACLGELRGCDVHTSTILGSVDEGIFRSLGVQVTNEPVYATKSLYRKR, encoded by the coding sequence ATGCACCGGATCGGCTTCGACCGCGAGAAGTACCTCGAATTGCAGTCCCGCCACATCGCCGAGAGGCGAGCCCAGTTCGGCGGCAAGCTCTACCTCGAGTTCGGCGGCAAGCTGGTAGACGACATGCACGCCTCCCGCGTACTGCCGGGCTTCACCCCGGACAACAAGATCGTCATGCTGGCCGAGCTGGCCGACGAGGTGGAGATCGTGGTGGTGGTCAACGCCGCCGACTTCGCCCGCAACAAGGTGCGCGCCGACCTGGGCATCCCCTACGAGGACGACGTTCTGCGCCACGTGGACGAGTTTCGCGCCTACGGCCTGCACGTCGGCTCCGTGGTGATCACCCACTGGAGCGACGACAACCCGCAGGCCGCCGCCTTCAGGCTAAAGCTCATCAAGCTGGGCCTGCCCGTCTACCGGCACTACCCCATCGCCGGCTACCCGCACGACGTCGCCCGGATCGTCTCCCCCGAGGGCTACGGCCGCAACGAGTACGTGGAGACCAGCCGCGACCTGGTGGTGGTCACCGCCCCCGGCCCCGGCTCCGGCAAGATGGCCACCTGCCTGTCCCAGCTCTACCACGATCACGTGCGCGGCATCTCCTCCGGGTATGCGAAGTTCGAGACCTTCCCGATCTGGAACCTGCCGCTGGACCACCCGGTGAACGTGGCCTACGAGGCCGCCACGGCGGACCTGGACGACATGAACATGATCGACCACTTCCACCTGGCCGCCCACGGCGAGCAGACGGTCAACTACAACCGCGACATCGAGATCTTCCCGGTGCTCAGCCGCCTGTTCGAGCAGATCCTGGGCGCCTCCCCCTACGCCTCCCCCACGGACATGGGCGTGAACATGGCCGGGCTGTGCATCAGCGACGACGACGCCTGCCGCGAGGCCTCCAAGCAGGAGGTGATCCGCCGCTACTTCAAGGCCCTGGTGCAGGAGCGCCGCGACGAGGTGGAGCCGGACCAGTCCACCAAGATCGCCCTCCTGATGGGCTCACTCGGGATCGGCACCAACGACCGCCCGGTGGTGGGGCCCTGCCTGGAGCTGGCGCGGCAGACGGATGCGCCCGCCGCGGCCATCGAGCTGGCCAGCGGCGAGATCGTGGTCGGCAAGACCTCCGCCCTGCTGGGCGCCTGCTCGGCCATGCTGCTGAACGCGCTCAAGCGGCTGGCGGGGATCGACGCGAGCGTGGACCTGCTGGCGCCGGCCTCCATCGAGCCGATCCAGACCCTGAAGACCAAGCACCTGGGCTCGAAGAACCCGCGCCTGCACACCGACGAGGTGCTGATCGCCCTGGCCGTGTCCGCCAACGGCGACGACAACGCCCGCCGCGCCCTGGCCTGCCTCGGTGAGCTGCGCGGCTGCGACGTCCACACCTCCACGATCCTGGGCTCGGTGGACGAGGGCATCTTCCGCTCCCTCGGGGTGCAGGTCACCAACGAGCCGGTCTACGCCACCAAGAGCCTGTACCGAAAGCGCTAG